A region of the Cryptococcus neoformans var. neoformans B-3501A chromosome 6, whole genome shotgun sequence genome:
ATAAtaatcctcatcatcggccCCTGTTGTTCAGACCTGACTATGGGAACATCCTATCAATGCTAGGGATCAAGAAGCCATTGACCAAAGGAAGTGAGGTATTTGCCGTCATGGAGGTTGTTACCTTGCGCAACACTGCGCTGCAACAAGGACAACCATTGATCATTGATCAGCTGCATGCAATTATCGAGGAAGAAACACGATGGTTGTTGTCGTCTGCTGATGTGATACAGTTGTTAGAGACTATCCAGTCCACAGTTTGCATGCTTTCTATTGTTAAACAATTGCTCGCTGCAACCGATAGACGAAGCTCATTCAATGGCTATTACTATTCCTTGCGATTGAGCTTCGAGTAGATTAAACTTGGATAAAAAATACATTCGCAGTTGCAAGCTATCTTCTGGAACAAAATATTCGACGTTCAGTAATGTTCGTGTAGCAAATGGCCATCTAGTGATCAGCCATCATGTTCCTGGAAACGCAATGTAAGAGAATTCAGACCGCACCTTATATTGTGCACATAATAGTGATTAGATCTGACTTACCTCATGAGGTGACCGCCAGCAGTagcctcttcttgtccACAAAGGCAACTTATATAATGTGCCTCTTTGAACAGTTTCCCTTGCTGTCAAGACCCATCAGTAGATTACAGTCCCAAcattggagaaggatgttTGTCGAAAAGGATAAgttgaagggaagggagacAGGCCGAGTAGAGGGGGGCGGCTGGATTGTATATAAACCTCTTCATACCCTTTCGAAGATCCCTTATGGATCAATCCTCATATGTATTAGACGTATATCATATGccttcaccttcaacaCGTCTGCCGGTCATATCCATACCGACTACCGTACCTGCCTCTTACCCGGCCAGCCTTACACTTGCTCACAGACAGATGCTTTGTGGGTAAGCTGGGCCCCCAAAGTCAGTACATATAGAATTACAGTACTGTACAAGTTTTACATATAAGTCATCTTATTGATAATGCGCGACAAATCAACGACAGCACAGCAATGAGCATCCTCACtcaccaacaacaagcaacATCCCTCCATTCTTTTGGCGCCTATCAATCACTTCACAACGTCTTTGCCGCCTTTACCACATTTTTCTTCAAGAGCTCGGAAGAACTTTGAAGAACGATCTTTATTGATTAAGATTTTAATGTATAGTTTCTGCACGCTCTCGGAATAAAATCCTCGGGAAGTGCACAGGACGTCGACAAAAATGGGTATGACAAGTGGTTTCTACCATGATGTGGAAGATGCCGTCACTAGGCGATTCAGAGTTATGGGAGATATAGATAGAAGCGGCTGGTTAGGTCCAACACAAGGACAAGCCATGGTTTGTCGGATTCGAAGTTTGTTGCCTTCTTGAggaatggaggagaaagagttGTTGTGCAAACTCAAAAGCCGCATGAATAGCGAAATTGCGATAAAACAGTATGCTTTTGTCATATGGCTCAAAATCATCTTACACGTTACGTGAAGACGGTCGTGTGAGGACGTATGAATGACATGATGGGAAGCCGCAAGGGAGGCCACAGTGACagtttctccttcatccgTCGGTCTTCGAGTCTTCTCGGCCAGGCATGTTTGATCGTTTGATAATTAATTAAATAAgaataataaataataagAGGCCGGCAATAACCGCCACGGGGTCTTATTGCTTCTCGTACAGACTTATTATTCCGACGGCTCTCGGAAGCCGCATGGTCTAATAGTTTCAGTGAATCAGAGTCTGCTTTGGCGAGAAACGCTCATCATACTTTTACTTTACCAAAAGTTAGCACCAGTTGCACGCAGAGACAATACAAAATTCAAAGATGTCTGACCAGCTCTACGCCGTCGCTGACTGTGAGAAGTTACTGCTCTCTGCTCTTTGTCCTCTCATTGACCGAGTGTCTGGTTCTCTGTTCGATCCTAGTCTGTCTCATCCCCATGGGTCTTTCTGTCCCTTCTGTTGGCCCTCAGATCGCAGAATGTCAGAAAGTTCTTGAGAAGTCTGGACTGGAATACAAGGTATGTCGGTCTTGTTGCTTGCAAAGCATTGTTACTCTAATGCTTCATTTACCGTCATAGTTGCAGTAAGTCCGTTACCAACAAAACAGCGTGATCGATCAAAGGCTGAGAAGATTAAAGCGGTTACGGAACTAACATTGAAGGTCCCTGGGATGAAGTTATGAAGGTGCGTAATGCTTGCCTTTACTTGCAGTGCCCAGTTGATATAATATGTACAGGCGATCGGAGACTGTCACAAGGCTGTTCACGCCATGGGTACCCCTAGAATTGCGGTATGTCTTGGTATGCATCATTCTATGTCCTTAAACAAACTGACAATGAGCCTTAGACCGATATCAGGATTGGTACTCGAACGGACAAGAGTATCACCTCTGGAGGAAACGATGGGAAAGTCAAGCGTGTCGAAGAGATCCTCGCCAAAGAGTCATCCAAAGCATAAATAATTAAAAGGAACGGATGGGCCTGGGACAGAAGGATAAATGCATCCTACAAGTATAAATTCTTATTTACTTCTTggcagcttcttcatcctcgccctccaccAGCCAGTGCGCAAAGTTGTCCAGtcgctccttctcctcctgaTCATTATCTTCATCAAACGTCCGTCCACC
Encoded here:
- a CDS encoding hypothetical protein (HMMPfam hit to DUF77, Domain of unknown function DUF77, score: 125.5, E(): 1.2e-34), yielding MSDQLYAVADFCLIPMGLSVPSVGPQIAECQKVLEKSGLEYKLHGYGTNIEGPWDEVMKAIGDCHKAVHAMGTPRIATDIRIGTRTDKSITSGGNDGKVKRVEEILAKESSKA